In the Clostridium beijerinckii genome, one interval contains:
- a CDS encoding methyl-accepting chemotaxis protein: protein MKKISSVPGRIPLTIKSKLIISFSLIVFLISTVGITSYMTMRSYLVQENIMIEKNVMANDIIILINSIPQDISKYILNPTAENKKIIDDKFININKNQEFIKDNLSGEKTLKSFDAVSRMLESYSEENIKLFESKNATEMVEKNKLMNRFSKLIQNSMQEYMSVELDQQNKARADLAKKSNFTGVLIIVFIVSIGFFSIIFAIFFSIKLGKSLNKIVLLADDIANGNLQVEEYKVNSNDEVSLLTSSFNEMTKNLRTMIKGIINNSKDLYESSTMIKDRAKESVKAVNQIAVSTQDAVDGSQYQFSEAKRTEEAVNRLIKMNSKIKEKSNNVLSSANKSLKIAEGGNEKVRSMLNQMNTIKEQVMNIQSVTGILKENSSQIETILDTISKITASTELLALNAAIEAARAGEYGKGFAVVSDEIRKLATSSATSTVEISKILTQIQNYINVLIKSMSIAVSEVMSGSEKVLEVEGAFKNIVESNNDVDGEIKNISDEILVMVNEINAIEKISKNICEISNKSLEGSTDISAIVEEQLATQEEFFASATTLANISSELANVVSKFRV from the coding sequence ATGAAAAAAATAAGCTCAGTTCCAGGAAGAATTCCCTTAACAATAAAATCAAAGCTTATTATAAGCTTCTCATTAATAGTATTCTTGATATCTACAGTAGGAATAACATCTTATATGACTATGAGGTCTTACTTAGTACAAGAAAATATTATGATTGAAAAAAACGTTATGGCGAACGATATCATAATTTTAATAAACTCAATTCCTCAGGATATATCAAAATATATATTAAATCCAACAGCGGAGAATAAAAAAATTATAGATGATAAGTTTATAAATATTAACAAAAATCAAGAGTTTATTAAAGATAATCTATCGGGAGAGAAGACACTGAAATCTTTTGATGCTGTAAGCAGAATGTTAGAGTCCTATTCTGAGGAAAATATAAAACTTTTTGAAAGTAAGAATGCCACTGAAATGGTGGAAAAAAATAAACTTATGAACAGGTTTTCTAAACTAATTCAAAATAGCATGCAGGAATATATGTCAGTCGAATTAGATCAACAAAATAAAGCTAGAGCAGATTTGGCTAAAAAATCTAATTTTACAGGAGTGCTAATCATTGTTTTTATAGTATCCATAGGTTTTTTTAGCATAATTTTTGCTATTTTCTTTTCGATAAAGTTAGGAAAATCATTGAATAAAATTGTACTATTAGCTGATGATATTGCTAATGGAAATTTACAGGTAGAAGAATATAAAGTGAATTCTAACGATGAAGTATCTTTATTGACAAGTTCTTTTAATGAAATGACAAAAAATCTAAGAACTATGATTAAGGGGATTATTAATAATAGCAAGGATTTATATGAATCTTCTACTATGATCAAGGATAGGGCGAAGGAAAGTGTCAAAGCAGTTAATCAGATCGCAGTATCTACTCAAGATGCTGTCGATGGTTCGCAGTATCAATTTAGTGAAGCAAAAAGGACTGAAGAAGCAGTTAATAGACTTATTAAAATGAATAGCAAAATAAAAGAAAAGTCAAATAATGTTTTGTCCTCGGCTAATAAATCTCTTAAAATAGCTGAAGGTGGAAATGAGAAAGTTAGATCCATGTTAAATCAAATGAACACTATTAAAGAACAAGTTATGAATATCCAATCGGTAACTGGCATTTTAAAAGAAAATTCATCGCAAATAGAAACCATACTAGATACTATTTCTAAAATTACAGCCAGTACGGAGTTGTTGGCTCTAAATGCTGCGATTGAAGCAGCTAGAGCAGGTGAATATGGAAAAGGATTTGCAGTTGTATCAGATGAAATTCGCAAACTAGCAACAAGTTCTGCAACATCTACTGTAGAGATATCTAAAATTTTAACTCAAATTCAAAATTACATTAATGTATTGATTAAAAGTATGTCCATTGCGGTTAGCGAGGTAATGAGTGGCTCAGAAAAAGTTTTGGAAGTTGAAGGAGCATTTAAGAATATTGTGGAGTCAAACAATGATGTTGACGGTGAAATAAAAAATATTTCAGATGAAATTTTAGTAATGGTTAATGAAATAAATGCAATTGAAAAAATATCTAAGAATATATGTGAAATTTCAAATAAATCACTAGAAGGAAGTACAGATATATCTGCAATAGTGGAAGAGCAGCTAGCAACTCAGGAAGAATTCTTTGCATCTGCCACTACTTTGGCTAACATTTCAAGTGAGTTAGCCAACGTTGTTTCTAAGTTTAGGGTTTAA
- a CDS encoding sugar ABC transporter substrate-binding protein, protein MEILNFRLRKLSCIVLIILVGSILSACSQVGKVIVDNEPKEDRQKDYIEEVPTQTVTNEKSVDLAPLYDQVRNLKGQEALDFFESLKSKGLSDSDILEFFINLPLSDANKEITDIYKNEKFETYMSTYPTGKPFGNYKWTNGDGTKIKGAFSELDLKLPFSNYVALKSGPVGDLNKKYRIGVAIHGFDQPWNVSLADAAQWEAERHPNVEVDVKDAQWDNDRMADIIDSFVLQKVDGILTWPMVESETTIAPVKRAIEAGIPVVSVDRMTGLEETTSRVTGNFPANGAQCGMYLIWKLAKEGSLNANVVLLRKPSGSTADANRTGHFLKVLSYFPDIHILKSYHDDDNTAEALANMQLALNEYPSIDVVFGTGDHEAIAAYDASKNANRLNSRKDAKKMMFLSIDDSKKAITSVKDGLFEVNTPYTPLISDIGMRTLLNIITKNGSMPHDIITPNIPMVTKDGDTIFGLKTQTPDQWYEYTFGAPIK, encoded by the coding sequence ATGGAAATATTAAATTTTAGGTTACGCAAATTAAGTTGCATTGTATTAATAATTTTGGTTGGAAGTATTTTATCAGCTTGTTCCCAAGTAGGTAAAGTAATTGTTGATAACGAACCAAAAGAAGACAGGCAAAAAGATTATATTGAAGAAGTTCCAACACAAACTGTAACAAATGAGAAATCAGTGGATTTGGCACCGTTGTACGATCAGGTAAGAAATTTAAAAGGACAAGAGGCATTGGATTTTTTTGAAAGCCTTAAATCAAAAGGGTTATCGGATAGTGATATATTAGAATTTTTTATTAATTTACCTCTTTCAGATGCAAATAAAGAGATTACGGATATATATAAGAATGAAAAATTTGAAACTTATATGAGTACATATCCTACGGGAAAGCCTTTCGGTAACTATAAATGGACAAATGGAGATGGAACTAAGATAAAAGGAGCATTTAGCGAGCTGGATTTGAAATTACCATTTTCAAATTATGTGGCCTTAAAATCAGGACCAGTTGGAGACTTAAATAAAAAGTATAGAATTGGTGTTGCTATTCATGGATTTGATCAGCCATGGAATGTTAGTTTAGCTGATGCAGCTCAATGGGAAGCAGAAAGACATCCAAATGTCGAAGTTGATGTTAAGGATGCTCAATGGGACAACGATAGAATGGCAGATATAATAGATAGTTTTGTTCTGCAGAAAGTGGATGGGATTCTAACTTGGCCTATGGTTGAATCAGAGACAACTATTGCACCAGTGAAAAGGGCAATTGAGGCAGGTATACCAGTTGTAAGCGTTGATAGAATGACAGGACTCGAGGAGACCACGAGTAGAGTTACTGGGAATTTTCCAGCAAATGGCGCTCAATGTGGTATGTATTTAATTTGGAAACTTGCAAAAGAAGGCAGCCTAAATGCAAATGTAGTTCTTCTTAGAAAGCCTTCTGGAAGCACTGCTGATGCTAATAGAACTGGTCATTTCCTTAAAGTACTAAGTTATTTCCCTGATATTCACATATTAAAATCATATCATGATGATGATAATACAGCAGAAGCACTTGCCAATATGCAATTAGCATTAAATGAGTATCCTTCTATTGATGTTGTATTTGGAACAGGTGATCATGAAGCTATTGCTGCTTATGATGCATCAAAGAATGCTAATAGATTAAATAGCAGAAAGGATGCTAAAAAGATGATGTTTTTATCAATTGATGATTCTAAAAAGGCAATTACATCCGTAAAAGATGGATTATTTGAAGTGAATACACCATACACGCCCTTAATATCTGATATTGGAATGAGAACTTTACTTAATATAATCACTAAGAATGGTTCAATGCCACATGATATTATTACACCTAATATACCTATGGTGACAAAAGACGGAGATACTATATTTGGATTGAAAACTCAAACACCTGATCAATGGTATGAATATACTTTTGGGGCACCAATTAAATAA
- a CDS encoding class I SAM-dependent methyltransferase produces MWIKFLMEYFKSPRTVGAVAPSSKKLAEKMAHDIDFDHAKCIVEYGPGTGVFTDRLMKKIKDHTMLMLVEYNEEFCRELEEKYGEYNNVVIVNDSAENVDKYLKEYNIKEVDYVVSGLPFASLPKNMSNSILKKTKDILKKNGLFITFQYTLLKKGYIGSYFEDISLERVVLNIPPAYVLKCQNT; encoded by the coding sequence ATGTGGATAAAGTTCTTAATGGAGTATTTTAAGTCGCCAAGAACTGTTGGAGCTGTAGCTCCTAGTTCTAAAAAGCTTGCGGAAAAAATGGCGCATGATATTGATTTTGACCATGCAAAATGTATTGTGGAGTATGGTCCTGGAACAGGAGTGTTTACTGATAGACTAATGAAAAAAATAAAGGATCATACGATGTTAATGCTCGTAGAATATAATGAAGAATTCTGCAGAGAACTAGAGGAAAAGTATGGTGAATATAATAACGTTGTAATAGTAAATGATTCAGCTGAAAATGTAGATAAATATTTAAAAGAATACAATATTAAAGAAGTAGACTATGTTGTATCAGGATTACCATTTGCTAGTTTGCCAAAGAATATGTCAAATAGTATATTGAAAAAAACAAAAGATATATTAAAAAAGAATGGATTATTCATAACATTTCAATATACATTGCTTAAAAAGGGATATATAGGAAGTTATTTTGAAGATATAAGTTTAGAAAGAGTAGTGTTAAATATACCACCAGCGTATGTTTTAAAATGTCAAAATACCTAA
- a CDS encoding HIT family protein translates to MSNKNNCLYCDKDEKLDNLMIEICKLEVSTLYLFKEQSHKGRCIVAYDKHVKELFELDDKELELYMKDVTRAAAMIKKTFSPDKINYGAYSDTLPHLHFHLVPKYKDGYSWGGVFEMNPQKKYLSDEEYMKRINLIKEKL, encoded by the coding sequence ATGAGTAATAAAAATAATTGTCTTTATTGTGATAAGGATGAAAAACTTGATAATTTAATGATTGAAATATGTAAGCTTGAAGTGTCAACTCTTTATTTGTTCAAAGAACAAAGTCATAAAGGAAGATGCATTGTTGCTTATGATAAACATGTGAAAGAATTATTTGAATTGGATGATAAGGAATTAGAATTATATATGAAAGATGTCACTAGAGCGGCGGCTATGATTAAAAAAACTTTTTCACCTGATAAAATAAATTATGGAGCATATTCAGATACTCTTCCACATCTTCACTTTCATTTGGTTCCTAAGTATAAAGATGGATATTCATGGGGTGGTGTATTTGAAATGAATCCTCAGAAAAAATATTTAAGTGATGAAGAATATATGAAGAGAATTAATCTCATAAAAGAAAAGTTATAA
- a CDS encoding MFS transporter: MSNKNRKITIARGVGYGLVDLMGGGAFTIIGAFLLFFYTTFAGLTPIEGASIIAIARIVDAVASLFIGSISDNFYKTKLGKLFGRRRFFLLIGAPLMADYVLLWVTGRSYAFYLVTYLLFEIIAAMVLIPWETLPAEMTKDFTDRTKLSASRMFISATGTFLATFVPGRLIAFFGDKSPQAYFINGLVFAIIYAICILISHKVTWERDLTPEMEQELLNGSTSKSFGEQLMTIVKVAGDYVSTFKIRAFRQHLAIYICSFTAKDLFNSVFIYFCVFNLGVSSTTAANVLSLSIIGIPVTILGGFLMIKVGPGNLYKMAYSIMIVCLLAFYGLYVGNLGSNIVLLFVIGTIYQVGRSLLEFTPWNVFPFIPDVDEMVTRQRREGLFAAVMTFTRKSSVAIATFVIGVVLQESGFVKGQATQSPQVVSTIATLLAVGCISLLVIALICAATFKLNKRTHGILVDEVERLKNNGSKEEVTPETKTIVENLTGYKYENVWKETVV, from the coding sequence ATGTCAAATAAAAATAGAAAAATTACGATAGCTAGAGGCGTTGGTTATGGACTAGTTGATTTAATGGGTGGTGGAGCATTCACTATTATTGGAGCCTTCTTACTATTTTTCTATACAACATTTGCAGGATTAACACCGATAGAAGGTGCTTCTATCATAGCTATAGCTCGTATAGTGGATGCAGTTGCCAGTTTATTTATCGGTAGTATATCTGATAATTTCTATAAAACTAAGCTTGGAAAACTTTTTGGTAGACGTCGTTTCTTCTTATTAATCGGAGCTCCGTTAATGGCAGATTACGTGCTACTATGGGTAACAGGAAGAAGTTATGCGTTCTATTTAGTTACTTATTTGTTATTTGAAATAATTGCAGCCATGGTATTAATTCCATGGGAAACATTACCTGCTGAAATGACAAAAGATTTTACTGACAGAACTAAATTATCAGCATCAAGAATGTTTATTTCGGCAACAGGTACATTTTTAGCTACTTTTGTTCCAGGAAGATTAATAGCTTTCTTTGGTGACAAGAGCCCACAAGCATATTTCATTAATGGATTGGTTTTTGCTATTATATATGCAATATGTATACTTATATCACATAAAGTAACATGGGAAAGGGACCTTACACCTGAAATGGAACAAGAACTATTAAATGGTTCTACAAGCAAGAGCTTTGGAGAACAATTAATGACTATTGTAAAGGTTGCTGGTGACTATGTTTCTACATTTAAGATCAGAGCGTTTAGACAACATTTAGCAATTTATATATGTTCATTCACTGCTAAAGATTTATTTAATTCAGTATTTATATATTTCTGTGTATTTAATTTAGGTGTTTCATCTACTACTGCTGCTAATGTACTTTCACTTAGCATCATTGGTATTCCTGTAACAATCTTAGGTGGATTCTTAATGATTAAAGTTGGACCAGGTAACTTATATAAGATGGCTTATTCTATTATGATTGTATGTTTACTAGCATTTTATGGACTTTATGTAGGAAATTTAGGATCGAATATTGTTTTATTATTTGTAATTGGTACAATTTATCAAGTAGGAAGAAGTTTATTAGAGTTTACTCCATGGAATGTATTCCCATTCATTCCTGATGTTGATGAAATGGTTACAAGACAAAGAAGAGAAGGGCTTTTTGCAGCAGTTATGACATTTACTAGAAAAAGCAGTGTGGCAATAGCTACATTTGTTATAGGTGTTGTATTGCAAGAAAGCGGATTTGTTAAAGGACAGGCAACTCAATCACCACAAGTTGTATCAACTATAGCTACTCTTTTAGCTGTTGGATGTATATCTTTACTTGTAATCGCATTAATTTGTGCGGCAACTTTCAAACTTAATAAAAGAACACATGGTATATTAGTGGATGAAGTTGAACGTCTAAAGAATAATGGTTCAAAAGAAGAAGTAACTCCAGAAACAAAAACAATTGTTGAAAATCTTACTGGATATAAATATGAAAATGTTTGGAAAGAAACAGTAGTATAA
- the uxaC gene encoding glucuronate isomerase, with protein sequence MKNFMDENFLLSNQTAIDLYHNYAKNLPIIDYHCHIDPKEIYENKKFSNITEAWLYGDHYKWRAMRSNGIDEKCITGDGSDYDKFLAWSQTIPMAIGNPLYHWTHLELQRFFGIYEPLDEDTAPEIWKRANELLNGEGFNVRDLIIKSNVETICTTDDPIDTLEYHIKIKEDASFNVNVLPTLRPDKGIEINLDGFVSWVKDLEKVSEVSINNYDEFLKALDSRIRFFHSVGCRIADHGIDGVVVYADSSKEEAEAIFAKALEGKSISIDEEKKYKTYTLRHVFKLYHELGWTMQLHIAALRSNNTKMLEKIGVNTGFDSINDESIAYPLSRLLDSVDRENSLPKTILYTLNPKDNYVLGTMIGNFQGDGIPGKMQFGAAWWFNDNKDGMIEQMKALGNLGLLGRFIGMLTDSRSFLSYTRHEYFRRIACNLIGEWVENGEVPKNDKLLKRIVEGICYSNAKEYFGFDKK encoded by the coding sequence ATGAAAAATTTCATGGATGAGAATTTTTTACTATCTAATCAAACAGCTATAGATTTATATCATAATTATGCTAAGAACTTGCCTATTATTGATTATCACTGTCATATTGATCCAAAAGAAATATATGAAAACAAAAAATTCAGTAATATAACTGAAGCGTGGCTTTATGGTGATCATTATAAGTGGAGAGCTATGAGAAGTAATGGTATAGATGAAAAATGCATTACAGGAGATGGAAGTGATTATGACAAATTCTTAGCTTGGTCGCAAACGATACCTATGGCTATAGGAAATCCTCTTTATCATTGGACTCATTTAGAACTTCAAAGATTCTTTGGAATATATGAACCGCTTGATGAAGATACTGCTCCTGAAATTTGGAAGAGAGCTAATGAATTATTAAATGGAGAAGGTTTTAATGTTAGAGATTTAATTATAAAATCAAACGTTGAAACTATATGTACAACAGATGATCCTATAGATACATTAGAATATCATATAAAAATTAAAGAAGATGCTAGCTTTAATGTAAATGTTTTACCCACTCTTAGACCAGATAAAGGAATTGAAATCAATTTAGATGGTTTTGTTTCTTGGGTAAAAGATTTAGAAAAAGTATCTGAAGTATCTATAAATAATTATGATGAATTTTTAAAAGCTCTTGATTCAAGAATAAGATTTTTCCATTCAGTTGGATGCAGAATAGCAGATCATGGTATAGATGGTGTAGTAGTTTATGCAGATTCATCAAAAGAAGAAGCAGAAGCAATATTTGCTAAAGCTTTAGAAGGTAAATCTATAAGCATTGATGAAGAAAAGAAGTATAAAACTTATACATTAAGACATGTATTCAAGCTTTATCATGAATTAGGTTGGACTATGCAGCTCCATATTGCAGCTCTTAGAAGTAATAATACAAAAATGCTTGAAAAAATAGGAGTAAATACAGGTTTTGATTCAATTAATGATGAAAGCATAGCTTATCCACTTTCTAGACTTCTAGATTCTGTGGACAGAGAAAATTCTCTTCCAAAAACAATTTTATATACATTAAATCCAAAGGATAACTATGTTCTTGGAACTATGATAGGAAACTTTCAAGGAGATGGTATTCCAGGAAAAATGCAATTTGGTGCAGCGTGGTGGTTCAATGATAATAAGGATGGAATGATTGAACAAATGAAGGCATTAGGAAACCTTGGATTGCTAGGACGCTTTATTGGAATGTTAACGGATTCAAGAAGCTTCTTATCATATACTAGGCATGAATACTTTAGAAGAATTGCTTGTAATTTAATTGGAGAATGGGTAGAAAACGGAGAAGTACCTAAAAACGATAAATTACTTAAAAGAATTGTTGAAGGTATATGCTATAGCAATGCAAAAGAATATTTTGGATTTGATAAAAAATAA
- a CDS encoding mannitol dehydrogenase family protein, which translates to MNNAKIVLSKESIKNSDLWEKAGIEIPKFDYDKMSASTKENPTWVHFGAGNIFRGFIAILQQELLNTGKAKSGIVAVEGYDYEIIDEIYSPYDNLSLLVIMKPDGSLDKKVVGSIGESLAGDYSREEDWNRLKEIFSNPSLQIASFTITEKGYSVKNLSQQDTTDGLEHPVSIIAKVASLAYVRYQNGQLPIAFVSMDNCSKNGEKLHNAMETMIKNWVENGLVDKGFLEYINDTKKVSFPWSMIDKITPRPSQSVKNTLEAVGFDSTKIVTTSKNTYIAPFVNAEGPQYLVIEDNFPNGRMPLEEAGVFLTNRETVERVETMKVTTCLNPLHTSLAVFGCLLGFDLIADEMKDPALKKLVEKIGYEEGMPVVVNPGILNPEDFIKEVVEVRLPNPYIPDTPQRIASDTSQKVGIRFGETIKAYSKREDLDAKELKYIPLVIAGWCRYLMGLDDNGNVMELSPDPLLDELRKYVADIKLGSKESVESSLKSILINEEIFGVNLYTIGLGEKIEGYFNELISGAGAVRATLEKYLDCK; encoded by the coding sequence ATGAATAACGCCAAAATAGTATTAAGTAAAGAAAGTATCAAAAATAGTGATTTATGGGAAAAAGCTGGGATTGAAATTCCAAAGTTTGATTATGATAAGATGTCAGCATCAACTAAAGAAAATCCTACATGGGTTCATTTTGGAGCAGGAAATATATTCAGAGGATTTATAGCAATACTACAACAGGAACTTTTAAATACTGGGAAAGCGAAATCTGGTATTGTTGCTGTAGAAGGATATGACTATGAAATTATAGATGAAATTTATTCTCCTTATGATAATTTAAGCTTACTAGTAATTATGAAACCAGATGGTAGCCTAGATAAAAAGGTAGTAGGAAGTATAGGCGAAAGCTTAGCTGGTGATTACTCAAGAGAAGAAGATTGGAATAGGTTAAAAGAGATATTTTCAAATCCATCTTTACAAATAGCAAGCTTTACAATAACAGAAAAAGGTTATAGTGTTAAGAATTTATCACAACAAGATACAACAGATGGTCTAGAGCATCCTGTAAGTATTATAGCTAAAGTTGCGTCCCTAGCATATGTAAGATATCAAAACGGACAACTTCCAATAGCTTTTGTAAGTATGGATAATTGTTCAAAGAATGGTGAGAAGCTTCACAATGCAATGGAAACAATGATAAAGAACTGGGTTGAGAATGGATTAGTTGATAAAGGGTTCCTTGAATATATCAATGATACTAAAAAGGTATCTTTCCCTTGGAGTATGATAGATAAAATTACACCTAGACCATCTCAAAGTGTTAAGAATACATTAGAAGCAGTTGGTTTTGATAGCACTAAGATTGTAACAACTAGCAAAAATACTTATATTGCACCTTTTGTAAATGCAGAAGGGCCTCAATATCTTGTAATAGAAGATAACTTCCCAAATGGACGTATGCCTTTAGAAGAAGCAGGTGTATTTTTAACAAATAGAGAAACTGTGGAAAGAGTTGAAACAATGAAGGTAACTACGTGTTTAAATCCACTACATACGTCTCTAGCAGTTTTTGGATGCTTACTTGGATTTGATTTAATTGCAGATGAAATGAAAGATCCAGCTTTAAAGAAGTTAGTTGAAAAAATTGGATATGAAGAAGGAATGCCTGTTGTTGTAAATCCAGGAATATTAAATCCAGAAGATTTCATTAAAGAGGTAGTTGAAGTTAGACTTCCAAATCCATATATACCTGATACACCACAAAGAATTGCTTCAGATACATCTCAAAAAGTTGGTATAAGATTTGGAGAAACAATTAAAGCTTATAGTAAGAGAGAAGATTTAGATGCTAAAGAACTTAAATACATTCCTCTAGTTATAGCAGGCTGGTGCAGATATCTAATGGGATTAGATGATAATGGTAATGTTATGGAGTTAAGTCCAGATCCTTTATTAGATGAATTAAGAAAATATGTAGCAGATATAAAATTAGGTTCTAAAGAATCAGTAGAAAGTAGCTTAAAATCAATACTTATAAATGAAGAAATTTTTGGAGTAAATCTTTACACTATAGGTTTAGGCGAGAAAATTGAAGGTTATTTCAATGAATTGATTTCAGGTGCTGGTGCAGTTAGAGCAACTTTAGAAAAATATTTAGATTGTAAATAA
- the uxuA gene encoding mannonate dehydratase, producing MKMGFRWYGEGNDTVTLEQIKQIPGVGGIVWALHDMAAGEEWPMEKILEVKKSADKYGFNMDVVESVNVHEDIKLGLPTRDKYIENYKKTIEKLAKVGVKVICYNFMPVFDWLRTDLFKKAEDGSTALFYEKAKIKDIDPMELVNKIASNPDLTMPGWEPERLKNLSQLFEAYKNVTEEDLWNNLKYFLEQIIPVAEINDIKMAVHPDDPPWPIFGLPRIVKNRDDLARLLKLVDNPYNCLTLCSGAIGSDPNNNVPAMIREFGNRIAFAHIRNVKIYENGDFIETSHRTCDGSLDICDIVKAYHEVGFTGYVRPDHGRHIWNEQCRPGYGLYDRALGIMYLWGIWDSLERNK from the coding sequence ATGAAAATGGGTTTTAGATGGTACGGAGAAGGCAATGATACCGTTACACTTGAACAAATAAAACAAATTCCTGGAGTTGGAGGAATTGTTTGGGCTCTTCATGATATGGCAGCAGGTGAAGAATGGCCAATGGAAAAGATCCTTGAAGTAAAAAAATCAGCTGACAAGTATGGATTTAATATGGATGTTGTTGAAAGCGTTAATGTTCATGAAGACATTAAATTAGGTTTACCAACAAGAGATAAATATATAGAAAATTATAAAAAGACAATAGAAAAGTTAGCTAAGGTTGGTGTTAAAGTAATCTGCTATAATTTCATGCCTGTATTTGACTGGCTTAGAACAGATTTATTCAAGAAGGCAGAAGATGGATCAACAGCTCTTTTTTATGAAAAAGCAAAGATTAAAGATATTGATCCAATGGAGTTAGTTAACAAAATTGCGTCTAATCCAGATCTTACAATGCCAGGCTGGGAACCAGAAAGACTAAAGAATTTATCACAACTTTTTGAAGCATATAAGAATGTAACAGAAGAAGACTTATGGAATAACTTAAAATACTTCTTAGAACAAATTATTCCTGTAGCTGAAATAAATGATATTAAAATGGCAGTACATCCGGATGATCCACCTTGGCCAATATTTGGGTTACCAAGAATAGTTAAGAACAGAGATGATTTAGCAAGATTATTAAAGCTTGTTGATAATCCATATAATTGCTTAACTCTTTGCAGTGGTGCTATAGGTTCAGATCCAAATAATAATGTACCAGCTATGATAAGAGAATTCGGTAATAGGATTGCTTTTGCTCATATTAGAAATGTTAAGATTTATGAGAATGGTGATTTTATTGAAACATCTCATAGAACTTGTGATGGTTCATTAGATATATGTGATATAGTTAAAGCTTATCACGAAGTTGGATTTACTGGATATGTAAGACCAGACCATGGAAGACATATTTGGAATGAACAATGCAGACCAGGTTATGGACTTTATGATAGAGCACTTGGAATTATGTATTTATGGGGAATATGGGATTCTCTTGAAAGAAATAAATAA
- a CDS encoding GntR family transcriptional regulator — MALEVNKNTTSKTIYYKLRDEIINLYLEPGTSISEKELSEKYSVSRTPVREALVRLAQEGLVNIYPQKGTVVSLIDLSAVEEGRFLREHLERAVVKEACKEFSQENVLALEMNLKLQKMYIENNDYKKLFEADEEFHKIIFEGSNKKRVWNSINDGSTEFQRIRMLRLVTNSSWDNIYLQHKEIFNAIKNKSPEIAEDFMKEHLNMVTFDKNKIKEKYPNYFK; from the coding sequence ATGGCTTTAGAGGTAAATAAGAATACAACAAGTAAAACTATATATTATAAACTTAGAGATGAAATTATTAATTTATATCTTGAGCCTGGTACTAGCATTTCTGAAAAGGAACTTTCGGAAAAGTATAGTGTGAGTAGAACTCCAGTAAGAGAAGCACTTGTTAGATTAGCTCAAGAGGGGCTAGTTAATATTTATCCTCAAAAAGGCACAGTTGTTTCTTTAATTGATTTATCTGCAGTTGAAGAAGGAAGATTTTTACGTGAACATTTAGAAAGAGCAGTTGTAAAGGAAGCTTGTAAAGAATTTTCACAAGAAAATGTACTAGCTTTAGAAATGAATTTGAAACTTCAAAAAATGTATATAGAAAATAATGATTATAAAAAGTTATTTGAGGCAGATGAAGAATTTCATAAGATAATTTTCGAGGGAAGTAATAAAAAAAGAGTATGGAATAGTATTAATGATGGCAGTACTGAGTTTCAAAGAATTCGTATGCTTAGATTAGTAACTAATTCTAGCTGGGACAATATTTATCTTCAGCATAAAGAAATTTTTAATGCTATAAAAAACAAGAGCCCAGAGATAGCAGAAGACTTTATGAAGGAACATTTAAATATGGTTACTTTTGATAAAAATAAAATAAAAGAGAAGTATCCTAATTATTTTAAATAA